In the Pirellulales bacterium genome, one interval contains:
- a CDS encoding acetolactate synthase, with translation MSYGEGSATDYATMRGRNYPSIRQFTVFLENRVGQLLEVVRRFEGSRVKIVALSINDSAECAFVRFLLSHPEQGREILERAGLAMIESDLIGVELPDDSQPLLRVCTALLQAEINIIQAYPMLARPLGRPAVALMVDNIEMGLETLANKGFNLLTEGDLLAEEN, from the coding sequence ATGAGTTACGGCGAGGGATCCGCGACCGATTATGCCACCATGCGCGGGCGAAATTATCCCAGCATCCGCCAGTTCACGGTTTTTCTGGAAAATCGTGTTGGGCAATTGCTGGAGGTCGTTCGCCGCTTCGAAGGGAGCCGCGTCAAAATTGTCGCGCTCTCCATCAATGATTCCGCCGAATGCGCTTTTGTTCGTTTCTTGCTTAGCCATCCCGAGCAAGGACGCGAAATTTTGGAACGGGCCGGATTGGCCATGATCGAAAGCGATCTGATCGGCGTAGAATTGCCCGATGACTCCCAGCCCTTATTGCGGGTTTGCACCGCGCTCTTACAGGCTGAGATTAACATCATTCAGGCTTATCCCATGCTGGCCAGGCCCCTGGGCCGGCCCGCCGTCGCGCTCATGGTCGATAACATCGAAATGGGCTTGGAAACCTTGGCCAACAAAGGATTTAATTTGCTGACCGAAGGGGACTTGCTGGCGGAAGAAAATTAA